A stretch of Lathyrus oleraceus cultivar Zhongwan6 chromosome 6, CAAS_Psat_ZW6_1.0, whole genome shotgun sequence DNA encodes these proteins:
- the LOC127095421 gene encoding uncharacterized protein LOC127095421 → MSEESDERHEKLRENVETIEKKLRAMEGDQIFGAAAREMCLVSGLVIPAKFMTPNLDQYEGATCTKSHLIMYYRKMAAHVDNEKLMIHCFQDSLKGASSKWYLTLDQTHIRCFQDLSDAFIKQYKYNMDLARDRRWRETASQVEPPLTEKELADWLVDIVRPEFFERVVGSVTASFSDLVVVGIKVELGLKNGKMIISASNSNNNNNTKKFSSSFHKKKEGETNEVMGSRRKNQSWKKQQSFSQQQYVQQPQFAQQPYVAAITPTLNQQVPVYQSTQAVPIFQTTPNVPTYQQAPNAPAYQQRTPTQRQNAPFQNRRQDGIPLIPQIPMSYTELYLSLLKKGLVVPRPLGPPPDPLPSYYNPNAHCLLHEGAPGHDLEGCYALKHIVRELIEKKILSFGDTSLNVKNNPLPAHGSVNAIDDEPDEGLILDATKIKTPLRDFHAKLMEAGLLKNYRKSCEECTIGPKGCEMVRKDIQELINQGVLQVSSSMKKNEVAVIEPIFNLPKLSTTTPIFNIPEPVFNIPDSTIV, encoded by the exons ATGTCTGAAGAAAGTGATGAAAGACATGAAAAGCTGAGAGAAAATGTTGAAACCATTGAGAAAAAGTTGAGAGCAATGGAAGGTGATCAGATCTTTGGTGCTGCTGCCAGAGAAATGTGCCTTGTATCTGGATTGGTGATCCCCGCAAAATTCATGACACCTAACCTTGATCAATATGAAGGAGCTACTTGTACCAAAAgtcatctcatcatgtattaTAGAAAGATGGCAGCTCACGTGGACAATGAAAAACTCATGATCCACTGTTTCCAAGATAGTTTGAAAGGTGCCTCTTCCAAATGGTACTTGACCCTTGATCAGACTCACATCCGTTGTTTCCAAGATTTGTCTGATGCTTTCAtcaaacaatacaagtacaacatggatcTAGCTCGTGATAGAAG atGGAGAGAGACTGCATCTCAAGTGGAACCTCCATTAACTGAAAAAGAGTTGGCAGATTGGCTCGTCGACATAGTGCGACCAGAATTTTTTGAAAGGGTGGTGGGAAGCGTGACTGCAAGTTTTTCTGACTTGGTGGTCGTGGGTATCAAAGTGGAACTTGGCTTAAAAAATGGCAAGATGATTATTTCAGCTAGTAATTccaacaataacaacaataccaagAAATTCTCTAGTAGTTTCCATAAGAAAAAGGAAGGAGAAACAAATGAAGTGATGGGTAGTAGAAGAAAGAATCAGTCTTGGAAAAAGCAACAATCTTTTTCTCAACAACAAtatgttcaacaaccacaatttGCTCAACAACCATATGTAGCAGCTATTACACCAACTTTAAATCAACAAGTCCCAGTGTATCAGTCGACTCAAGCAGTTCCAATCTTTCAAACAACACCTAATGTTCCAACTTATCAACAAGCACCCAACGCTCCAGCTtatcaacaaaggactccaactCAGCGCCAAAATGCTCCATTTCAAAATAGGAGACAAGATGGAATACCTCTGATTCCTCAGATTCCTATGTCTTACACTGAATTATATCTGTCATTGTTAAAGAAAGGTTTAGTTGTTCCAAGACCTTTGGGACCTCCACCAGATCCTCTCCCATCATATTACAATCCTAATGCACATTGTCTGCTCCATGAAGGCGCCCCAGGGCATGATTTGGAAGGCTGCTATGCCTTGAAACATATTGTAAGGGAATTGATTGAGAAAAAGATTCTTTCATTTGGGGATACCAGTCTGAATGTCAAAAataatcctttgcccgctcatgggtCTGTAAATGCTATTGATGATGAGCCCGATGAAGGTCTAATTCTTGATGCAACCAAAATCAAGACTCCGCTCAGAGATTTTCATGCAAAGTTAATGGAGGCAGGTTTACTGAAGAATTACCGTAAGAGTTGTGAAGAATGTACTATTGGTCCTAAAGGATGTGAAATGGTCCGCAAGGATATTCAAGAATTGATTAACCAAGGTGTGTTGCAAGTAAGCAGTTCTATGAAAAAGAATGAGGTAGCAGTGATTGAACCCATATTCAATCTACCTAAGTTAAGTACTACAACACCAATCTTCAACATTCCAGAGCCAGTATTCAACATTCCAGATTCTACTATTGTTTAG